The Dermacentor silvarum isolate Dsil-2018 chromosome 3, BIME_Dsil_1.4, whole genome shotgun sequence region ATACATTTACTGGTTGGCGCGTACAGCTGCACTTCGTTCCAAAAATCAATGCTCCGATATACATATAACATACATATGCACAAAATCTGCACTTACCGAAATTCacttgcttcttttattttcagTTTAGCTTTATGGGGGACAACAAAATCATTTGTCGTGTCCACAAACATTCCAAAATCTTCATCAAAGACCTGCCAAGGGAAATTACATTCATCAAATATTGTTTGAACCTGTTGCAGTAAAATCTGTTTAAAATGCAGCCAAGCATATTTATGCACAAAACCGTGGTGCAGCTCAACCGGCCATATCACGGTTAGTAAAACGAggcattgctttgtttttatttattactATTAAGGTAAAAATGTGGTTTAAGCGGCTAAGCTTCAGCAATGCTGCACTGACCATATACGTTCTTTGACGCAGCATAATAAGGACCGCAACCACATCATCATATAGCACTTGTGTCTAGTTTGGACAAATTTCATTCAATTAGAGAAAAGGAAATTGTGAAAGCTTTCTGTTCCCAACATCCTGTCCACAATGCCAATATCTCCTGTTTCCAAATGCAGTTTTGTCAAATTATATATGAGCATGACACGCAGCGTAGCGCTGAAGCAGGACAATGGCTCGGCACCGCGGACCTCGCCACGCAGCCGATATTAACGTTACATAAAGCTAATGAGGGGCAACTACCGGCATCAAGGTAGCAACAACACCGTCCCGATGTAGTCTGAACATGCCGGCCTATACGTAGCAATAGGCAGCAAAAGTGCGGTCGCACTTTGTGATAGGCGGCAACAAGCAAAGCCGGCGGCAACAATAACGGTAAATTTTGAGCGATACAGCTCGAATTTCATACGGCGAATAAGCAAGAGTAAAACATCTCTCTTTCGATAGCGCAAAAGCGCACAACGGTGTCTTGAAAAGCGCAACGCTTAGCACGCTACTCGCGAAATTAACACTTCATACATGCAATGAATTGAAAGAGATAATTGGTCGTGCTAGCAATGCTAGTCTTTAACTACCTGTCGTTTACAAGCAGTAAATATAGTAGAAAATGCAACGCTGCAGCTCGTGATTACTCACCTGCAAGCTCAGGGAGGCGCAGTCTTGTCCGGCGAGAACATCGGTCTTCTGCAGGTAGCTGAATAGCTCGTGTTTTTTCCACTCGCCAGTGAAATTCACCACTGTATTGAGCTCTCGAAATGTCACCAGACATTTAAACGCCATGTCGAGAAACAGAGGCGCAAAGCGAAACGCACGTGGGCGAAAAGTTGCAAACGCACGTGGGCGAAAAGTAAAGAAACGCACGCGCAAAACGTAGAATAAAGAACGAACAAAGAACCAACGTGCGAAATGCCACTCGTAGCACTCGAAGCCTGAGTACAGCTAGTGCGAGCGCAAACAAAACCTATATAGCGGCAGCGAGAAAACGTCGAGGGATGGCAGCACAGGCGTTAACGCTAAGTTATTAGTGTGTTCGCTTACGGCCCTCAAGAAAATATTGCTCATACTGGCTCATCTTACTTTAAGAACAAACCACGTTTATAAAAACGTGCTATACTACGTCAATATTTAAGTTTAGTGAATTATTCAATATTTATTATAAAGCACATCGCATGCTTTGCTCACGCTGCGCATATGTATGTCGAGAAGTTGCGCGCGCGGCAGCGTCTACACGTATTCTACACTGAAGTGTAGCAAGCAGTGTTCGCATCACGGAAGGCATGTTTTTCCGGTGACTTGCTCCAGTGTGTGAAAGCTGTCTTTAACGCAAGAAGTTAAAAGCGCGTGTTGTGGCATCTGTAGCCGCGGACTTTGTGTTCCGGGTCGCTGCACTGGACGTGGTCAGCCAGCGCTGCTTTTGTTTTCAAGAAGAGGACTGCTTCTGTTCACGCGTGTGCCGTGTAATGGAAGTGAGATACTGCCCTCGATGCCCGTTCTTCTCGTCGCAGTTCACCAAGGTGATTAACCACATTGGTGTGGTTCACAGTGCGGAGGCCAACTTCAGTGTTTTTTGTGGCATCGGCGGCTGCGCTAATACGTACGCAAACTTTTCATCGTACAGATCGCATTTGTACCGCCGTCACAGAACCTTACTGGAAGATACTGGCAGCAGTTTGCAGCACCGTTCCCACGGAGATGCAAGCAATGCAGACCACTCGGATCAAATGGACAGTGAATGTTTTCTCCAGGAAACGGACCCCGAGCCCATGGAGCCAGAAAGCTGTGGCATCCAAGACGAATTACCTAACGATTCTCCCCATACACGAACGGCAAATCGAAACGCTGACTTTCAATGCTTTCTGGAAGAAGCGAAGACTGCAATATGGAAGTTCTTTTTCAATGCTACTGAGCTCCATAACTTGTCCCACGCGGCTGTTGAAAAATTGTTTTCCGAACTGCAGCTGGTTTTTGAGCTCGTAATGAAAGCATATGCTAATGAAATAGCACATGCTGTGAGGGCATCGGGAGCAGCTCGGGAACTTGACCTCCTGCTGCGTTGCTCGTTCGTGCCCGAGCTCTTTAAAGGGCTCGACAAGAAACGTGCCAGGGACAAGTATGCCAAAGAGACATTTCCTTTTGTTGCACCGGAGGAGCAAGTCTTAAGCCAGGGGGGCATGTATCATTATGGGCCGTTGCCAAAGCTACTTCATGTGCTCTGCAATATACCAGACATTGTGGCTCATTTGAATACACCGAAGCCTAGGGACCATGCGCCGAGTGTTTACAGAGATTGCACAGATGGCATGCTGTACAGAGAGCACCTTCGGTCTCTGATACCAGAAAATTGTGCTTACACGataattattttgttttatactgATGAGATTGAGGTAGTCAATCCACTGGGGGCCAAACGAGGAACCCATAAGCTTCTGGCCGTTTACTGCTGCCTGCTCAACCTCCATGCCAAGTACAGGTCGAAGCTGCAGAGCATATATATGGTAATGCTTGTGCGCTATGTACATGTAAAGACCTATGGTCTCGCAACCGTGCTGCAGCCGCTGTTGACAGACCTTAACCACCTGTACGACAAAGGCCTCACTTTTGACTTGAATGGTGTCATGACAAATGCCCAAGTGCTATTGTATGGCTTTTGTGGTGACAACCTGTCAATGCACCGTCTAGGAGGCTTTTCATGCTGCTTCAGTACTGGCCGTGTATGCAGGTTCTGCATGGTGTCCACGAA contains the following coding sequences:
- the LOC125943809 gene encoding uncharacterized protein LOC125943809 encodes the protein MAFKCLVTFRELNTVVNFTGEWKKHELFSYLQKTDVLAGQDCASLSLQVFDEDFGMFVDTTNDFVVPHKAKLKIKEASEFRIVDVLDVEVVPETQQQMPARTVYTLPNPTINPEDEHGKS